Below is a genomic region from Medicago truncatula cultivar Jemalong A17 chromosome 3, MtrunA17r5.0-ANR, whole genome shotgun sequence.
CATTTTTACACGAGTGTATACAAATTTAAATCAGTTTACATTCAATCCATTTCttactaaaatcaattttacaaaatatatttttttacatcagAACCAATAATTTCCCTAATTATTAAACTAAGTTAACAGTAAggtaaggaaaaaaattaatatcctAATCATACATTCTTAAATCACACTACATctagaaaataattgaattacAAGAAGTGAAACAGTTGAATAATAGTAATAAGGAGAGATGGTTATTCATTGTGCATGCCATTAATAGTTATGTTAATGACTTATGAGCCTCTCAACAACTTGACTCATGGTAGGTCTAACATCTTTTTCTTCAGCCACACAATCCAAAGCAACATTTGTCAAAGTTTCCATTCTCTTTGCATCATAATTTTATGATAAAACTAACATTCTTACTAGTTTCACTTTCCCAATGTAGAtcgaaaatattattaatatcaaTATTGACTTCAGAAACTTGAATAAACAAAGATCCACAGGAGAACTAACAGCCATGATAGATGGTGTACTCTTCTTTGTGCAAACAATCAACAATCATGTTCATGACTTTGGAGCCTCTCAACAACTTGACTCATGGTGGGTCACCACGGCCAAAGTCTCTAATTGAGCAAAGTCATAATTTAAAttacattgatattgtaaagcgatatataatttagaacaaatattttttctaaaacgACATACATTTTGGGACAGAAGGAGTATAGAGATGCCAAATAAATAGGGGTATggtggtaaaaaaataattaatgtgatTGGAGATACTAAAAGAGTCTTAgaaaagggacaattttttttctcaaaagagTGTTATACTTAAAAATCTGTATattattttggtcaaaaaaaaaagtctgtatatttttgttaattttcctTGTAATTTACAACCGGATTAAAAGTCTGAGTcaatattgtaccaaaaaaagaaagttggATCAATACCAATTTATGGTCATATGGTGGGGAAAGACGGCTAAAGTCACCtatacttttgttttattaacaTATTTTCTAGGCGCCTTCTACAAATTTTAGTCCTGACCTATACTTTTTTATGACCATACTGTATTTATAAGATgacaataacaaaacaatacatCAACAAGCTAGCATTATTTGAATGGCTTCTTTACTAATCATCTTTGCTATTCTTATCTTCCTCTTACATTTTCAACACTCATCATCATTCTCTCTCTCGGTTGAAAAACACGAAGAAGATATTATAATATCACCAAAAGGCACATTCACTGCGGGTTTTTATCCCGTAGGTGAAAATGCTTATTCATTCGCCATATGGTTcactcaaaaacacaaaaacctCGCCAACGCTACCGTTGTTTGGATGGCAAATCGTGACCAACCTGTTAACGGAAAATGCTCAAGACTTTCCCTTCTCAAAACCGGGAACCTTGTATTAACTGACGCGGGACATTTTGATGTTTGGTCCACAAACACTAACTCATCCAAACCACTTGAGTTGATTTTGTACGATACAGGAAATCTCGTCCTCAGAGAGCACAACAAAATTGGTTTCGTTTTGTGGCAAAGCTTTGATTTTCCAACAGATACCCTCCTTCCTGATCAAAGTTTCACAAGGCACATGAAACTTGTTTCCTCCAAAAGTGGCAACAAATATTCCTCGGGCTTTTACAAACTTTTCTTCGATAACGACAATCTCTTGCGTCTTCTCTATGATGGCCCTCAAGTTTCAAGTATTTATTGGCCTAGTCCTTGGCTCGTTAGTTGGGATGCTAGTAGATCCTCAAACAACAGTAGCAGGGTGGCAAAACTAGATGTTTTGGGTAACTTTAGTTCTTCCGATGATTTCACTTTAAAGACAAGTGATTATGGGACAGTTCTCCAACGAAGATTGACTCTTGATTTTGATGGTAATGTTCGTGCTTATAGTCGAAAACATGGGCAAGAGAAGTGGTTGATTTCAGGGCAATTCCACCAACAACCTTTAAAAATACATGGAATTTGTGGACCGAATAGCTATTCCATTAACAATCCAAAAACCGGAAGAAAGTGTGTGTGTCTTCCTGGTTATAACAGGATCAATAATCAAGATTGGTCTCAAGGGTGTAAACCAAGCTTCCAACTTTCATGCAACAACAAAACAGAATCAAAGACTCGCTTCCAACGCTTACCCCATGTTGATTTTTATGGATACGATTATTTGCACCAAGCAAATTTCACCTATAAACAATGTAAGCAGTTCTGCTTGCGAATGTGTGAATGCATAGCCTTCCAATATCGTTTGGTTAATGACGAAGGTGTTTTTTATTGCTATCCTAAGTCACAATTGCGAAATGGGTTCAGTTCACCGAATTTTCAGGGATCAATCTATTTGCGATTGCCAAAAAGAGAACATGTTTCTGTCCATGCAAATGTTATAAAAAATGGTAGCTTGGTTTGTTCGAGAAATGATGGAGTAGAACAACTAAAAAAATCATACGTTGAAGACAAAGAAAATGGATCAGTGAAGATTATCCTTTGGTTTGCGTCTGGCTTAGGGGTAATTGAGGCGCtatgtttttttatgatatgGTTCTTCTTATTTAAGAATAGCGAGCACTTTGTTATAGATAATCAAGGCTACGTTCTTGCAGGAGCTACAGGATTTCAAAAATTCACTTACTCGGAACTAAAACAAGCAACAAAATGTTTTAGTCAAGAGATTGGAAAGGGTGCTGGAGGAACTGTGTATAAGGGTTTATTATCTGATAATAGAGTTGTGGCTATAAAGAGATTGCATGAAGCAAACAAAGAAGAGAGTGAATTTCTTGCTGAACTTAGCGTCATTGGAAGGCTTAACCACATGAATTTGATTGGTATGTGGGGGTATTGTGCAGAGGGAAAACACAGATTgttagtttttgagtacatGGAAAAAGGTTCTTTAACTGATAATTTGTCATCAAATGCGCTTAATTGGGGTAAGAGGTACAAAATTGCTCTCGGAACTGCAAAGTGTCTTGCCTATTTACATGAAGAATGTTTGGAGTGGATTTTGCATTGTGACATAAAGCCGCAAAACATACTAATTGACTCCAATTACCAACCCAAGGTAGCGGATTTTGGGTTGTCTAAGTTAGTACAAAGGAACAATTTTGATAATTCAAGTTTCTCAAGGATGAGAGGAACAAGAGGTTACATGGGACCTGAATGGATTTTCAACTTGCCAATCACTTCCAAGGTAGATGTTTATAGCTATGGAGTTGTGCTGCTAGAGATGATTACCGGGAAGAGTGCAATGACGGGTATCTTAATCACAGACGGAGAAAAGACTCATAATGAGAGTTTGGTAACATGggtgagagagaaaagaaggaaTTTATCAGAAATGAAATCTTTGGTGGAACAAATAGTAGACCCTACATTGGGATCAAATTATGACATGGTTAAATTGGAGACTTTGACAATGGTTGCTCTAAAGTGTGTTGAGGAAGAGAAAGACATGAGACCTAACATGAGTGAAGTTGTTGAAATGCTTCAAACTCATGAACATGATTCTTCATGATATGCACAAACTAAGAGCCTTCTTTGATGGTTATTAGTTTTCATGTTTATCTTCCTTAATTCAATTCAAAGTCATGGATGCAGTTGAGTGTATGAAGAGTAGAGGTTTGGTTTGGAACAggtgaagaagaaggaagaaaagtgaagaatgaagaatCTATAGGTGACAAGTTTGTCAAGGATCTTTGTACCGAATTGGAGTCTAAGGGTAGGCAAAAGTAGGAAGCTCAAAAGCATGTTTCTAAGCGGGAGTTCACATCAAGGGTCTTAAACTTCAAGTAAAAAAGGCTTGGAGTCCAAGGTCAAGTAGCTGATGGATGGCAAGGTCTTGTTGGAGGATAACGCCGAGGCGGCCAAGAAAACTATTGTTGATTTGTAAAGATAAACCATGAGTTTACTGCTAAGTCCGCCGTTGATTTTGTTGCAAGTTTTTATGCTGCAATCAACCAGGCCAAGTCCGCCGTTGCATTTGTTGCAAGTTTTTATACAATTACTTTTTGTATCGAACTTTATGTCCTTGATTTGTCTACATTCAAATATACCTTAAAGATTAATTCATGGTACACTgacaaataatataaatgattAACAATGTAACAGACCCGTGCGATAGCAAAGTACTATATATATCTTGAAATAATAATGCTATGTATAATGCAAGAAAGAGCTTAATGGGAAATGCATTGTGACAACTTGTAGTGGTTCAATAAAGTTTCATGTTACAAACATAAGAAGTGACATAGAATTTGTGTTCTTTACTGGTGGGTTTCTCAGCCCCTGCCTTTTTGGAAGGTCCACTCCTTTGGGATTTTCTAATCCTAACAAGCCACTTTATGGACATCTCTCAAGCATAGATTCAACTGCAACATCAGTAAGTACCATATATTCTGCTACCACGTTTCAAATTTTATCTCAAATACATGGTTTTGAATAAAAGCCTGAGGCTTcttgattgattttttatgCTGCCAAAACCAACCGAAAATGATACTTATAATTCTATAGTATAAAAATGATACATATACTGACAAATGACCACTCACGCAcaatatgttttgttttaaattgaaGTTGCAGTTGCAGCAAACCTTTATATTGCGGTAAAATACATATAGATGCAACCGATGTGGCCATAATTGGATTTGCAGTCGACAAATTAGAACTATTCTTTTGGGCCTTATCCTCCCTTAAACTGGCCCTAGAAGTTTGTTATAGTAAAATGATTGGTAATATGATTGGCGTTGCACATGAGATTGACATAGATTAGTGGAGACAAGGAACCTCAGCAAGTCCAATATGGAGATGGTAAAACAATAACTTCAGAAGTCACTACTTTTTCACAAGATGATATGTGTAGTGAGTAATAGATTCACTTTTTTTCAAGCTCATATGTATCAGTTTCATATATGTTTCTATATATAGTAGTTTACTTAATCAACTTTGTGCAAGAAAAATGGAATTCCTACAAATATTAAAGACTTGTTGACCAAGCCAAGTCATGGATCAGTAAAGATCTCTTTTAATGACCATGAAGTGGAAAATTACTCAGAAACTCACCCCtggattaataaaattttcatctCCCACATTTGtgcatttatctttttctttacataataaaaaaccatgatgtttcttcaattcacaaCTTTAGGCTAGTTACACGTAAATGTAACGCTCTCAAATGTTTTCAGGATTGTCAAatgaccccacaaaccaacacctAAATGTAA
It encodes:
- the LOC11405230 gene encoding putative receptor protein kinase ZmPK1 — protein: MASLLIIFAILIFLLHFQHSSSFSLSVEKHEEDIIISPKGTFTAGFYPVGENAYSFAIWFTQKHKNLANATVVWMANRDQPVNGKCSRLSLLKTGNLVLTDAGHFDVWSTNTNSSKPLELILYDTGNLVLREHNKIGFVLWQSFDFPTDTLLPDQSFTRHMKLVSSKSGNKYSSGFYKLFFDNDNLLRLLYDGPQVSSIYWPSPWLVSWDASRSSNNSSRVAKLDVLGNFSSSDDFTLKTSDYGTVLQRRLTLDFDGNVRAYSRKHGQEKWLISGQFHQQPLKIHGICGPNSYSINNPKTGRKCVCLPGYNRINNQDWSQGCKPSFQLSCNNKTESKTRFQRLPHVDFYGYDYLHQANFTYKQCKQFCLRMCECIAFQYRLVNDEGVFYCYPKSQLRNGFSSPNFQGSIYLRLPKREHVSVHANVIKNGSLVCSRNDGVEQLKKSYVEDKENGSVKIILWFASGLGVIEALCFFMIWFFLFKNSEHFVIDNQGYVLAGATGFQKFTYSELKQATKCFSQEIGKGAGGTVYKGLLSDNRVVAIKRLHEANKEESEFLAELSVIGRLNHMNLIGMWGYCAEGKHRLLVFEYMEKGSLTDNLSSNALNWGKRYKIALGTAKCLAYLHEECLEWILHCDIKPQNILIDSNYQPKVADFGLSKLVQRNNFDNSSFSRMRGTRGYMGPEWIFNLPITSKVDVYSYGVVLLEMITGKSAMTGILITDGEKTHNESLVTWVREKRRNLSEMKSLVEQIVDPTLGSNYDMVKLETLTMVALKCVEEEKDMRPNMSEVVEMLQTHEHDSS